Sequence from the Corallococcus sp. EGB genome:
CCTGGAGCTGGGCAAGCTCACGTTCACCGACGCTCACGACCAGGGCCAGCCGCTGCTGCTGCCCCAGGAGATCCAATCCCTCTCCATCACCCGCGGCACCCTCTCCATGGAGGAGCGCCGCGAAATCGAGAGCCACGTCGAGCACACGTACCGCTTCCTGTCCCAGATTCCGTGGACCCGCGCGCTGCGCCGCGTGCCGGAGATTGCGTACGCGCACCACGAGAAGCTGGATGGCACGGGCTACCCTCGCGCCATCCCGGAGATTCCGGTGCAGTCCCGGATGATGTCCATCTGTGACATCTACGACGCGCTCACCGCGAGCGACCGGCCCTACAAGAAGGCCGTGCCGCACGCGCTCGCGCTCGACATCCTCAAGAAGGAGGCGGGGTCCGGACAGCTCGACATGGACCTCTTCACCATCTTCGTGGAGGCGGAGATTCCCCGCCGGGCCCTCAAGAAGAGCCCGGCGTGAGTCGCGGCATCAGGCGCTGATGGTGTGCAGCCGGAGGCTGTTGATCTTGCCCGGCTGGCCCACCGGCGCGCCGAACACCACCACGATGCGGTCGCCCCGGCGCGCGAGGCCCCGCGACACCAGCTCCTCCTCCACGCGGCGGAGCATGGTCTCCGTCTCCTGGATGGGCTCCAGCACGCGCGGCACCACGCCCCAGAGCAGCGACAGGCGGCGGCGCACCTCCTGGTTCGGGCTGAACGCGACGATGGGCACCGTGGGCCGGTAGTGCGCGAGCAGGCGCGCCGTCACGCCCGACAGCGTGAAGGCCGCGATGAGCGTGGCGCCGCTGGCCTTGGCCGCCTCGCACGCCACGCGCGCGATGACGTCCGGGAAGTGCAGCGGCAGGCCCAGCGGGGCTTCAATGACGCGTGGCTGCAGCTGCGCGCGCGCGGAGGACTCGGCCGCCAGGATGATGCGCTCCATCATCTGCACGGAGTCCGTGGGGAACTTGCCGCTCGCCGTCTCACCCGAGAGCATCAGCGCGTCCGCGCCGTCGTAGACGGCGTTGGCCACGTCGCTGGCCTCCGCGCGCGTGGGGCGCGGGTTGTCGATCATCGAGTTGAGCATCTGCGTGGCCACGATGACGGGCAGGCCGCGCAGGTTGGAGCGCCGGATGATGTCCTTCTGGACGGCGGGCACCTCTTCCGGGGGAATCTCCACGCCCAGGTCGCCGCGGGCCACCATCACGCCGTCCGTCTTGTCGAGGATGGCGTCCAGGCGCGCGATGGCCTCCGGCTTCTCCAGCTTGGAGATGATGGGCACCGTGCGGCCCACCTCCGCCATGGCCTGGCGCGCGGAGTCCAGGTCCGACGGCTGGCGCACGAAGGACAGCGCGATGTAGTCCACGCCCGCCTTGAGGCCGAAGATGAGGTCCTCGCGGTCCTTGGGCGTGAGCGCGTCCGCGCGCACCGCCACGCCGGGCAGGTTGATGCCCTTGTTGTTCTTCAGCGTGCCGCCGTGCACCACCTCCGTCTTGATGAGCTGCTTCTTGTCCGTCTCCAGGACGCGCAGCTCCAGCAGGCCGTCATCCAGCAGGATGCGGTCGCCCGGGTTCACGTCCGCCGCCAGGTGCGGGTACGTGGTGGACACGATTTCATCCGTGCCCTTCACCGTCTCATCCGTGGTGATGTGGAAGACGCCGCCCGGCTTGAGCTCCGTGCTGCCGGTGATGAAGCGGCCGGTGCGGATCTTGGGCCCCTGCAGGTCGCCCAGGATGCCCACCGCCTTGCGCACCTTCAGCGAGGCCGCGCGCAGCATGTCGATGTTCGCCTGATGCTGCTCGTGGCTGCCGTGGGAGAAGTTGAGCCGGGCCACATCCATGCCGGCCTCCAGCAGCGCTTCCAACATCTCCGGGGTCTGACTGGCCGGGCCGAGGGTGCAGACAATCTTTGCTCGTCGCATATGAGGCCGAACATCCGGCTCTCCCTCATTTCGGTCAAGACATCACCGAGCGCGACCGGGCAGGTAAACCAGTAAATGTCCAGGCCGCTCGGCGTGCGTTCAACCGCGCAGCAGCGTGCCCAGGTTCTCGCGCTCCCAA
This genomic interval carries:
- the pyk gene encoding pyruvate kinase; its protein translation is MRRAKIVCTLGPASQTPEMLEALLEAGMDVARLNFSHGSHEQHQANIDMLRAASLKVRKAVGILGDLQGPKIRTGRFITGSTELKPGGVFHITTDETVKGTDEIVSTTYPHLAADVNPGDRILLDDGLLELRVLETDKKQLIKTEVVHGGTLKNNKGINLPGVAVRADALTPKDREDLIFGLKAGVDYIALSFVRQPSDLDSARQAMAEVGRTVPIISKLEKPEAIARLDAILDKTDGVMVARGDLGVEIPPEEVPAVQKDIIRRSNLRGLPVIVATQMLNSMIDNPRPTRAEASDVANAVYDGADALMLSGETASGKFPTDSVQMMERIILAAESSARAQLQPRVIEAPLGLPLHFPDVIARVACEAAKASGATLIAAFTLSGVTARLLAHYRPTVPIVAFSPNQEVRRRLSLLWGVVPRVLEPIQETETMLRRVEEELVSRGLARRGDRIVVVFGAPVGQPGKINSLRLHTISA